One Panicum virgatum strain AP13 chromosome 9K, P.virgatum_v5, whole genome shotgun sequence genomic region harbors:
- the LOC120652537 gene encoding ABSCISIC ACID-INSENSITIVE 5-like protein 2 has translation MGAKAMSSHGSGGGGGGAASRQGSACSLAFGDADAQPHGVNLDDLLRAGRKTVDEVWRDIQGAAACPRAQMTLEDFLSRAAGAGGRGWAHQLYQPAPTPQLGQHHHPAVGRPVPRPPGVGAGPPALDALYYDGHEGGAATAAGGKRAVPERGVAERSNERRKKRMIKNRESAARSRARKQAYTKDLEIKISQLEEENERLRGHKAPEPVVQHVPPKEVKKQLRRTNSANF, from the exons atgggagccaaggCAATGTCGTcccacggcagcggcggcggcggcggcggggccgcgtCGCGGCAGGGCTCGGCTTGCAGCCTCGCGTTCGGCGACGCGGACGCCCAGCCGCACGGCGTCAACCTGGACGACCTCCTCCGCGCGGGGCGGAAGACGGTGGACGAGGTGTGGCGCGACATCCAGGGCGCCGCGGCCTGCCCGCGGGCCCAGATGACGCTGGAGGACTTCCtgtccagggccgccggcgccggggggcGCGGCTGGGCGCACCAGCTGTACCAGCCGGCCCCGACGCCGCAGCTGGGCCAGCACCACCACCCGGCCGTCGGGCGCCCCGTGCCGCGGCCGCCCGGCGTGGGCGCCGGGCCGCCGGCGCTGGACGCGCTGTACTACGACGGGCACGAGGGCGgtgccgcgacggcggccggcgggaagCGGGCCGTCCCCGAGCGCGGCGTGGCGGAGAGGTCGAACGAGCGGCGCAAGAAGCGGATGATCAAGAACCGggagtcggcggcgaggtcgcgcGCGCGGAAGCAG GCGTACACCAAGGACCTGGAGATCAAGATCTCGcagctggaggaggagaacgAGCGGCTGCGTGGCCACAAG GCACCGGAACCGGTAGTGCAGCATGTGCCGCCAAAGGAGGTGAAGAAACAGCTCCGGCGGACTAACTCGGCCAACTTCTGA
- the LOC120652536 gene encoding uncharacterized protein LOC120652536, whose protein sequence is MAMGLPGLRCCHLPARGTLPPLGPGLPRRPLPRISALRYSSLQAQAGDSIGEEVLRMFHEERQLHGDFVTKISDMVWRRSGANVDAVEATAVQGSAADVAQPEDVQEDVADEGVLRLAATRDWVSGDISPPVSKRRSAKDRQNESDKRKELNLLKYEALKDELLLLTTGIGAACSLYCLLVFSLETAVSYAFGVGFSCLYLQLLCRHTDNLSKEDIPEVFLKKKVKKIGITSEDLKNTIEKTLGGAGVALSSPRLVIPAVIFGMSALSDHFQNSLFSFEVLPAMMGFLAYKAAALVQVYRDNEDLRLILPEEEDADSNST, encoded by the exons ATGGCCATGGGGCTCCCAGGCCTCCGCTGCTGCCACCTCCCCGCTCGCGGCACGCTCCCTCCCCTGGGTCCCGGCCTCCCTCGCAGGCCCCTCCCGCGGATCTCGGCTCTCCGCTACTCTTCCCTCCAAGCCCAAG CTGGGGACAGTATTGGGGAAGAGGTCCTGCGCATGTTCCATGAGGAGAGGCAGCTGCACGGCGATTTCGTCACGAAGATCTCTGACATGGTCTGGAGGAGGAGTGGCGCAAATGTTGATGCGGTAGAGGCGACCGCGGTCCAAGGGAGTGCTGCGGATGTTGCTCAGCCTGAAGAT GTACAGGAAGATGTTGCGGATGAGGGGGTGTTGAGATTAGCGGCAACCAGAGATTGGGTGTCCGGTGACATTAGCCCGCCTGTGAGCAAGAGGCGTTCTGCTAAG GATAGGCAGAATGAGAGTGACAAAAGGAAGGAGCTGAACCTTTTGAAATATGAAGCA CTCAAGGATGAGTTGTTGCTCTTGACTACAGGAATTGGAGCCGCATGTAGTTTATATTGTCTCCTAGTCTTTTCTCTCGAG ACTGCTGTCAGTTACGCTTTTGGGGTTGGCTTCAG TTGTTTGTATCTTCAACTTCTGTGTCGGCACACAGATAACCTGTCAAAGGAAGATATTCCAGAAGTTTTTCTAaagaagaaagtgaagaa AATCGGCATTACAAGTGAAGATTTGAAGAATACAAtagagaagacattgggtggCGCTGGAGTAGCTCTTTCATCCCCAAGGCTTGTGATTCCTGCTGTGATTTTCGGAATGTCAGCTTTATCAGATCACTTCCAAAATAGCCTTTTCAGTTTTGAG GTTCTTCCAGCTATGATGGGTTTCCTCGCATACAAGGCTGCAGCTTTGGTTCAAGTCTACAGAGATAACGAGGACCTGCGATTGATACTTCCTGAGGAAGAGGACGCTGACAGCAACAGCACTTGA
- the LOC120652538 gene encoding 14 kDa zinc-binding protein: MSSEKEAALAAVPNDSPTIFDKIIKKEIPSTVVYEDEKVLAFRDINPQAPTHILIIPKVKDGLTGLSKAEERHVKILGHLLYVAKVIAKQEGLEDGYRVVINDGPSGCQSVYHIHVHLLGGRQMNWPPG, encoded by the exons ATGTCATCGGAGAAggaggcggcgctcgccgccgtgcccAACGACAGCCCCACCAT ATTTGACAAGATCATAAAAAAGGAAATACCATCTACTGTCGTTTATGAGGATGAGAAG GTATTGGCTTTCAGAGACATCAACCCTCAAGCTCCAACACACATCCTAATCATTCCCAAAGTCAAGGATGGATTAACTGGCCTTTCGAAG GCAGAAGAGAGGCACGTTAAGATACTTGGCCATCTCCTCTATGTTGCCAAAGTAATTGCGAAGCAGGAAGGACTTGAAGATGGCTACCGTGTTGTCATCAATGATGGCCCCAGTGGAT GTCAATCTGTTTACCACATCCACGTTCATCTCCTTGGAGGCAGGCAGATGAACTGGCCCCCAGGCTAA
- the LOC120652539 gene encoding uncharacterized protein LOC120652539, giving the protein MDGGDSSPVMTDSERRAYRYGHRAAPRPRGMRQSWSNDSLAGYGGRASCVCAPTTHPGSFRCKHHRHHASNLGAAAASPAAPDADAKHDEAQGTAPDADQQADKSS; this is encoded by the coding sequence ATGGACGGCGGCGACAGCAGCCCGGTGATGACGGACAGCGAGCGGCGGGCGTACCGATACGGGCACCGGGCGGCGCCCAGGCCGCGGGGCATGCGCCAGTCCTGGTCCAACGACTCGCTCGCCGGCTACGGCGGCAGGGCCTCCTGCGTGTGCGCGCCCACCACGCACCCGGGCTCCTTCCGCTGCaagcaccaccgccaccacgcctccaacctcggcgccgccgccgcgtcccccgCTGCTCCCGACGCCGACGCGAAGCACGACGAGGCCCAGGGAACGGCGCCCGACGCCGATCAGCAGGCGGACAAGTCGTCGTGA